A stretch of DNA from Mesotoga infera:
CTACTACTGTGAACAGAGACTTAAACTCCTGGAGGGGCTGATAAAACACCTGCGTCTGGACCACGTGAAGATCTCCTTTGATGAATGGAACGTCTGGTACAAAATCGGTGCGGAAGCCGAGGCTGCCCAAAAGGGAATAGTTCTCCTTGAAGAGCCTTATGCGCTGAAAGACGGTCTCTTTGCGGCGGGAATTTTCGCTGTGATGCATCGTATGGCAAATACAGTTCAGATGGCCAATCTTGCGCAAATGGTAAATGCGCTCGGTATGATAAAGACCAAGGGCGACGAAATGGTATTGACTCCCATTTATCATGCATTTGATCTATTTGTGAATCATACCGGAAGAACTGTCCTGGACATGGCGATTGGTTCAGAAACTTACGAAATAAGCTCCAAGACGTTTGTCGAGGGCCGGAACAGCTTCAAGCTCAGCGAAGTTCCCTATGTTGATGGATCGGCCACCTTTAACGAAGATAAGAATATTTTGAGCGTCGCCCTTATTAA
This window harbors:
- a CDS encoding alpha-N-arabinofuranosidase, giving the protein YYCEQRLKLLEGLIKHLRLDHVKISFDEWNVWYKIGAEAEAAQKGIVLLEEPYALKDGLFAAGIFAVMHRMANTVQMANLAQMVNALGMIKTKGDEMVLTPIYHAFDLFVNHTGRTVLDMAIGSETYEISSKTFVEGRNSFKLSEVPYVDGSATFNEDKNILSVALINYYQKDVEVSLDLSGIEVQKRAVQHILTGSAPDEMNDFENPERIKLERKELTSCSPEMTVKLDPMSANVIEFSLDGKL